A stretch of the Candidatus Zixiibacteriota bacterium genome encodes the following:
- a CDS encoding cytochrome c3 family protein — protein MKVLKFLPVLALLAVTAFAADDECLRCHGQTAAAKESGAPTVMIEALAGSIHSGLGCNDCHNVNPNIKHVGTADILCGKCHLEAAEGYARSPHVKGREVSLEDIPTCITCHGGHEILATDNPESVTNHRNSVKICIKCHEDESLRAKFDILPEPQMIKAYENSVHGRALMVEGNMDAPACVDCHGSHSFMPSDDPESPVFKTHISGTCGACHAEIAGEYNSSVHGAALAEGILESPTCTDCHGEHDIKAHLDPDSRVYTTNVPKTCSDCHTSEKVVGKFGLKPDRIATFNESYHGVAIELGATNFANCASCHGVHNIYPQSDPRSLINAANIEQTCGRCHDDLPADFAKGTVHTSASDKSSGGKFYVRKFYIWFISILILGFIIYRILEYKRRVKRVQ, from the coding sequence ATGAAGGTTTTAAAATTTCTGCCGGTTCTGGCTCTCCTGGCCGTTACAGCGTTTGCGGCCGACGATGAGTGCTTGAGATGTCATGGGCAAACGGCCGCTGCAAAAGAAAGCGGTGCGCCTACGGTGATGATCGAAGCTCTGGCCGGATCTATTCACTCCGGCTTGGGGTGCAACGACTGCCACAATGTGAACCCAAATATCAAACATGTCGGCACCGCCGATATTCTCTGCGGTAAATGTCACCTCGAGGCGGCCGAGGGGTATGCCAGGTCACCTCACGTCAAAGGAAGAGAAGTCAGCCTCGAAGATATTCCGACATGTATCACCTGTCACGGCGGGCACGAGATTCTCGCCACAGATAACCCCGAATCGGTCACCAACCACCGCAACTCCGTAAAGATTTGCATCAAGTGTCACGAGGATGAATCTTTGCGTGCGAAATTCGATATCCTTCCGGAACCGCAGATGATCAAGGCTTATGAAAATTCCGTGCACGGCAGAGCTTTGATGGTTGAAGGCAACATGGATGCACCGGCCTGTGTGGACTGCCATGGCAGCCACAGCTTTATGCCATCCGATGACCCGGAAAGCCCCGTTTTCAAGACGCATATATCGGGTACCTGCGGTGCGTGTCACGCCGAAATCGCCGGCGAGTATAACAGTTCGGTGCACGGCGCTGCCTTGGCCGAAGGTATCCTCGAATCCCCAACCTGCACCGATTGTCACGGTGAACATGATATCAAGGCGCATCTTGATCCCGACTCCAGGGTCTATACGACTAACGTGCCCAAAACCTGTTCGGACTGCCACACCTCGGAGAAAGTCGTGGGGAAATTCGGTCTCAAACCGGATCGTATCGCCACCTTCAACGAGTCCTATCACGGCGTGGCGATAGAACTTGGCGCGACAAATTTCGCCAATTGCGCTTCGTGCCACGGCGTGCACAACATATACCCGCAGTCCGACCCACGCTCGTTGATAAACGCCGCCAACATTGAACAAACCTGCGGCCGATGCCACGATGACCTGCCCGCCGATTTCGCCAAAGGGACGGTCCACACCTCTGCGAGCGATAAATCATCGGGCGGCAAGTTTTATGTCCGAAAATTCTACATCTGGTTTATATCCATTCTTATCCTGGGATTTATAATATACCGCATACTTGAGTACAAGCGCCGGGTGAAGAGAGTGCAGTAA
- a CDS encoding cytochrome c3 family protein → MIGFFKELWSILVRHGKGLTIFISACVVVIVAALLFFSYETTQSSFCDSCHYMDPYVRHWQASSHAGVDCVACHDYGALDLAVSTFKYWTNTYDSRPKAVVPDENCLSSDCHDHETLDVAQQFRKGITFQHNVHLGKELRGGKLRCTSCHNQIVQYDDEVQGHMAVNDKSCFVCHFKDAGMGEAITGCNSCHGMPEKQVEHAGFVFDHEPYLKLGVECKQCHVQIVKGDGSVAESKCYSCHVERSPQQISRAQLHDIHVTEQGIDCYKCHSDIEHGNFRMASALEIECESCHLRQHNAPKQMYMGIGGKDSVDMPSEMFTAQVSCTGCHTHVTPEGEILAHQEKKEASRKSCVTCHGEGYDLMFDNWLEGSKKVLAEYAEFLSSARSDYNNAGGGKSARQKARVALDKSQENYNFVREGHIPHNIRYALYLLNSSTDDFETAMKQINKGYSAPSRGASLRAENTCLTFCHGKSLNPEWVMYDQRELPHRMHVAEFGLGCESCHSVTEHGKTKIEQSVCADCH, encoded by the coding sequence ATGATAGGCTTTTTCAAGGAACTGTGGTCCATTCTGGTCAGGCACGGCAAGGGACTTACCATTTTCATAAGCGCCTGCGTGGTCGTTATCGTTGCCGCCCTCCTGTTCTTTTCATACGAAACTACACAGTCTTCATTCTGCGATTCCTGTCATTATATGGACCCCTACGTGAGACACTGGCAAGCTTCATCGCATGCCGGTGTGGACTGCGTGGCGTGCCACGACTATGGCGCTCTGGATCTGGCGGTCTCAACCTTCAAATACTGGACCAACACCTATGACAGCCGACCGAAAGCCGTCGTTCCCGATGAGAACTGTCTTTCTTCGGATTGCCACGACCACGAGACGCTCGATGTCGCTCAGCAATTCAGAAAAGGGATCACTTTTCAGCACAATGTTCACCTTGGCAAGGAACTTCGCGGTGGAAAACTCCGATGCACCTCCTGCCACAACCAGATCGTTCAATACGATGACGAGGTTCAGGGGCACATGGCTGTCAACGATAAGAGTTGCTTTGTGTGCCATTTCAAAGATGCCGGTATGGGGGAAGCGATAACGGGCTGTAATTCGTGCCATGGAATGCCGGAAAAACAGGTAGAACATGCCGGTTTTGTGTTCGACCACGAACCATATCTGAAGCTTGGCGTGGAATGCAAACAGTGTCACGTCCAGATTGTCAAGGGAGATGGTTCCGTGGCGGAGTCGAAGTGCTACTCATGTCATGTGGAAAGGTCGCCTCAACAGATTTCACGAGCGCAGCTTCATGATATTCACGTCACCGAGCAGGGGATCGATTGTTATAAGTGTCATTCCGATATAGAGCACGGCAATTTCCGCATGGCTAGCGCCCTCGAGATTGAATGCGAAAGCTGTCATCTGAGACAGCACAATGCGCCCAAGCAGATGTACATGGGTATCGGCGGTAAAGACAGTGTCGATATGCCCAGTGAGATGTTTACAGCGCAGGTGTCCTGTACCGGCTGTCACACTCACGTTACTCCGGAAGGCGAGATACTGGCCCACCAGGAGAAAAAAGAAGCCTCCCGCAAATCGTGTGTCACCTGTCATGGTGAGGGGTATGACCTGATGTTCGATAACTGGTTGGAAGGCAGCAAGAAAGTGCTGGCGGAATACGCTGAGTTCCTCTCCTCCGCCCGCTCGGACTACAATAACGCCGGTGGCGGCAAAAGTGCCAGACAAAAAGCGCGAGTTGCTCTGGACAAATCGCAGGAAAACTATAACTTTGTACGTGAGGGGCACATACCGCATAATATCCGGTATGCCCTCTACCTGCTTAATAGCAGCACCGATGATTTTGAAACGGCGATGAAGCAGATAAATAAAGGCTACTCGGCTCCCAGCCGTGGAGCAAGCCTGAGGGCCGAGAACACGTGCCTTACTTTCTGTCACGGGAAGTCACTAAATCCCGAGTGGGTCATGTACGACCAGCGCGAACTGCCGCACCGGATGCATGTGGCGGAGTTCGGACTCGGTTGTGAAAGCTGTCATTCCGTGACCGAACATGGCAAGACAAAAATCGAGCAATCGGTTTGCGCCGATTGCCATTAA
- a CDS encoding cytochrome b/b6 domain-containing protein, whose amino-acid sequence MKVLRLIVAGALILCSFGISAHAQDDNETCLSCHADNELTGLDHKGIEISMYVTEASIDSSVHAGMGCVDCHTDLIDFEDYPHAEELQKVDCSSNCHTEEGGIYAASAHGEALDNPNAPTCASCHGNHNIMSHLSPNAPTSAKNLPYTCSNCHRRQVLTDDPDVKIVDSFDRYMRGIHAEGIQKGIGSAASCDDCHGIHNLKKASDQTSMVNKMNIPRTCSKCHNDIYIQYNRGIHGKALAAGILDSPNCADCHGEHEILQINDPKSPVNAANLSDYVCGKCHNDPVIVEKFGLGNDRFTSYQDSYHGLAIRGGSIKVANCASCHKAHDILPSTNPASSIHPNNLTETCQRCHVGATYAFASSYTHRTAYAQFNELDSIVKWIYIVAIVFIIGAMMTHNLIILARFLIEKSRYNKQQPQVQRFTGSMVYQHMVVTVSFIALVITGFALRYPDAWWVSILNFFGIFESARSVIHRVAAILLLYISLHHALFLFLTKRGRFQFKALLPEKKDITDIFLNLKYHMGLAEQKPKFGFYDYTMKAEYWALVWGTFVMAFTGFVLWFPTFFTSFLPPWVVKISETIHFYEAWLATLAIAVFHFFFVVFHPEQYPMSFTWLTGKMTVSEVQHHHPAWYEQLKAEEKISEGTEADTKTEKTIG is encoded by the coding sequence ATGAAGGTGTTAAGACTGATTGTTGCGGGCGCGCTGATTTTGTGCTCGTTTGGCATCAGTGCCCACGCCCAAGACGACAACGAGACCTGCCTCTCGTGCCATGCTGACAACGAACTGACAGGACTTGATCATAAAGGCATAGAAATATCCATGTACGTGACCGAAGCATCCATCGATTCTTCGGTTCACGCCGGTATGGGATGTGTCGACTGCCACACCGACCTGATAGACTTCGAAGACTATCCACACGCGGAAGAACTCCAGAAAGTGGACTGCTCTTCCAATTGTCACACCGAAGAGGGCGGCATCTACGCGGCCTCGGCTCACGGTGAAGCACTCGACAACCCCAACGCTCCGACCTGCGCCTCCTGCCACGGTAACCACAACATCATGTCGCACTTGAGCCCGAACGCTCCGACCTCGGCCAAGAACCTGCCTTACACCTGTTCCAATTGCCATCGCAGACAGGTTCTTACCGATGATCCCGATGTTAAGATCGTGGATTCCTTCGATCGCTATATGCGCGGAATTCATGCCGAAGGCATCCAGAAGGGAATCGGCTCGGCGGCTTCTTGCGATGACTGCCACGGTATTCATAATCTAAAGAAGGCCTCGGATCAGACTTCCATGGTTAACAAGATGAACATTCCAAGAACCTGTTCCAAGTGCCACAACGACATCTACATTCAGTACAATCGGGGTATCCACGGTAAGGCTCTCGCGGCAGGTATCCTCGACAGCCCCAACTGCGCCGACTGCCACGGAGAGCACGAGATTCTGCAGATCAACGATCCGAAATCACCGGTCAACGCGGCCAACCTGTCTGACTATGTTTGCGGCAAGTGCCACAACGATCCGGTTATCGTTGAGAAGTTCGGTCTGGGCAATGACCGCTTTACATCATACCAGGATTCATATCACGGTCTGGCCATTCGGGGCGGCTCAATCAAAGTCGCCAATTGCGCCTCCTGCCACAAAGCGCATGACATATTGCCGTCCACCAATCCCGCTTCTTCGATTCATCCCAATAATCTTACGGAAACCTGTCAAAGATGTCACGTCGGCGCCACCTACGCTTTCGCCAGCAGTTACACGCATAGAACCGCCTACGCGCAGTTCAACGAGCTCGATTCGATCGTGAAATGGATTTATATTGTCGCCATCGTTTTTATTATTGGCGCCATGATGACCCATAACCTGATTATTCTGGCCCGCTTCCTGATTGAGAAAAGTCGCTACAACAAGCAACAACCGCAGGTGCAACGATTCACAGGAAGTATGGTGTACCAGCATATGGTTGTCACGGTCTCATTTATCGCGCTGGTCATCACCGGCTTTGCCCTAAGATATCCCGACGCCTGGTGGGTATCTATTCTCAACTTCTTTGGTATTTTCGAAAGTGCCCGCTCCGTAATCCATCGTGTAGCTGCCATATTGCTGCTTTACATCTCCTTGCACCATGCCCTCTTTTTGTTTTTGACAAAGCGCGGACGCTTCCAGTTCAAGGCCCTGCTGCCGGAGAAGAAAGACATCACCGATATCTTCTTGAACCTTAAGTACCACATGGGACTTGCCGAGCAGAAACCTAAATTCGGATTTTACGATTACACCATGAAAGCGGAGTACTGGGCCCTCGTGTGGGGTACGTTCGTAATGGCCTTCACCGGTTTCGTGCTGTGGTTCCCGACTTTCTTCACATCCTTTTTGCCGCCATGGGTTGTAAAAATATCCGAGACCATTCACTTCTATGAAGCCTGGCTGGCGACTCTGGCTATAGCTGTCTTCCACTTCTTCTTCGTGGTCTTCCACCCGGAACAATACCCGATGTCGTTTACCTGGCTGACCGGAAAGATGACTGTCAGCGAAGTACAGCATCATCACCCGGCCTGGTACGAGCAGCTTAAGGCTGAGGAAAAGATCAGTGAAGGGACTGAGGCTGATACCAAAACCGAAAAGACCATCGGCTGA
- a CDS encoding cytochrome b/b6 domain-containing protein yields the protein MEDNKKLAQQQRDNLISELSDNILKTAKTIVRPEDGDRKVGEIAAEIRQRLSFEANVLLNEAVTRLSPARLYKEITDAPQRTFQRFGKNFRFQHALMFISVIILIITGMPLKFPTLGISKFIVVDVFGGLENSTLIHRIGAVGLIFVGVWHLGYITISRFGRRDFLLMIPRPGDIKDFFHTLMFFVGRRSSGPKFGRFSFIEKFDYWAVYWGMVIMIGSGIIMWFKEWFPKYLYDIGREAHSDEGLLATLAIVIWHFYNVHFNPDVFPMSWVWWHGNLTEDEMKHHHPLEYAEIIEAESKRIIEQQEKLEQAGSDEK from the coding sequence ATGGAAGACAACAAGAAGCTGGCACAACAGCAAAGAGATAATCTCATCTCAGAGCTTTCGGATAATATCCTCAAGACGGCAAAGACTATTGTCAGGCCGGAAGATGGTGACAGAAAAGTAGGCGAGATCGCCGCCGAAATTCGTCAGCGGCTCAGTTTTGAGGCCAACGTCCTTCTTAACGAGGCTGTCACCCGTCTGAGCCCCGCCCGCCTGTACAAGGAGATAACCGATGCCCCGCAGCGCACTTTCCAGCGCTTCGGCAAAAATTTCCGCTTTCAGCACGCGCTGATGTTTATCTCCGTGATAATCCTGATAATCACGGGCATGCCGCTCAAGTTCCCCACGCTGGGGATATCTAAGTTTATCGTCGTTGACGTATTCGGTGGATTGGAAAACTCCACCCTGATTCATCGTATCGGGGCCGTGGGGCTGATTTTCGTCGGTGTCTGGCACCTCGGCTATATAACAATTTCGAGATTTGGTCGACGTGATTTCCTTTTGATGATCCCTCGCCCGGGAGACATCAAGGACTTTTTCCATACTCTGATGTTCTTCGTCGGTCGCCGCTCCAGTGGTCCGAAGTTCGGACGGTTCTCGTTCATTGAGAAATTCGACTACTGGGCTGTCTACTGGGGTATGGTTATCATGATCGGCTCCGGTATCATCATGTGGTTCAAGGAGTGGTTCCCCAAATACCTGTATGACATCGGTCGCGAGGCACACTCCGACGAGGGTTTGCTCGCCACTTTGGCCATCGTTATATGGCATTTTTACAACGTGCATTTCAATCCCGATGTATTTCCAATGAGCTGGGTCTGGTGGCACGGCAATCTGACCGAGGACGAGATGAAGCATCACCACCCGCTGGAGTACGCCGAGATTATCGAGGCCGAGTCGAAGCGGATAATCGAGCAGCAGGAAAAACTCGAACAGGCCGGGAGTGACGAAAAATGA